The stretch of DNA GCCTGCTCCGGCACGCTGAGCGTGTATTCTCCACGGGCGTTGGTGACGGTGCCGATGGTGGTGCCTTTTACCACCACGTTCACCCCCGGAACACCCTCCTTGTTTTCAACAGACGTTACCCGGCCCGTTATCTGTATATCCCGAAACGGAACGACTTCCGGTTGTGTATTTGGCGCACTGGCTTCGTTCGTCGGAATCTGTGAACTACTGCCCTGTTTATAACTCAACACAACGGTCCGGTCGATCAGGCGATAGGAGACACCCACTGGCCGGAACAGCGTTTCCAGTACCGATACCAGCCGTTCATCGCTGACTTTCAGCGTTATTTTGCGGGTGGCCTGAATAAGCTGAGGGCTGTACATGAATTTTACATCGGCCTCCCGCTCAATTTGGTGCAGGACGTATTTTATGTCTCGATTCTCGATTTGCAGCGTTAGGCGCGTGTTGAGAATGTCCTGAGCCATGGAATCTTTTGCCGAAGACAAACTACAGAAAGCTAACGCGAACAGCGTTTGCAGTAGAGAAATCTGGATGTATCTCCAGAGCGGAACCGGAATTCTCATGTACGTTTGCATAGTAGTGATAGAACATGTTTGAAAAGAGGAAACTGGTTTGCGTGTTATGCCGGTACGTATGCGTTTGGGTTAAAAATGATTGAGGAATAATCTGGAGGTAAGTGCGTTAGTGGCAGACGACGCCCGAAAGCACAACCTGCCCATCAATGACCTGATAGCTGGCGTTGAGAGCCTCACAAATCAAATCGAGCGAGGTATAGAGTGATTGCTGCGAAAGAGTAGCTGTCAGCGTACAGGACGAAGCCGATACCTCGTCGTACACGATTGTGATGCCGTACATTGTTTCTAATCGACGGAACACCTCCCGCACGGGTGTTTCATCGAAATGAAGGGCCTGCTCCTGCTGGGGCAGTCGAAGCACAATAGGATTTTCTACCAGCGTTTTGGTTAGCTCCTCGCGGTTGTTCTCATAAACCGCTGCCTGATTCGGCAAGAGCACCATCGGGTCGCGACGACCGGCTGCCCGTGGCGACACCGACACTTTTCCGTCAAGCACCGATACAACAGTCGACAGGCGACTCTCCGAAACCCGGAAGCGGGTGCCTAACACTTTGGTCACCAACCGGTTGGCGTATACATAGAAAGGCTGGTGGGCTGCGTGTGCCACGTCAAAGAACCCTTCCCCGTTCAGGTAAACCGTTCGGTTTCCGGTGCCAAAGCGGGCCGGTAATCGCAAACGACTACCGGGTGAGAGCACCACCATCGACCCATCACTCAGGCGGTAGCGTTTGGGGGTCTTTCCGTCGTTTCGGTAAGTTTGGAGCGGCTGGGTTGTCTGTTCAATGGATTTGGTCAGGCTGTCGGCCTGTAGTGGCTCCTGCGGCTTGCTGATAAACCAGTAACCAATTCCTGCCAGCAGAGCTATCGAAGCTGCCGCTGCCAGCGGCCACAGCCGCCATACGCCGGAGGGCCACAGCGGTCGGGTCTGCTCGTGTTCGGCAGCATCTGCGTAAGCGGTCGTCTGAATACGTTGCCAGAGTTCTTCAACCTTATTCTCTGGCAGGCGCACCAGCGCGTATTGCCTTCGCCCGGCAGCCAGCGTTCGAATAATATAGACAGCTTCTTCCCACATGGGGCGGCACTGCGGATGACTCACCAGCCAGTCGGTCCAGAACTGTTCCGACTCGGCGGAGGGGTTCTGGCAGCTTTCCAGAAAGTAATCGTCCGTAACGAGTTCGGCCAGAGAATAAGTTTCGTATGCGGGCATATAGATAACTGTATACCCGGAAATACGCGGAGTCGGTTTTGGTACTCAGTGTTTTGAAAAAAAATCAATAAGACCCAAAAAACAGCATCAGCAGACTGGCTGCCGTCTGACAGAAGGCTTTGCGCAGCGTATCGATGGCGCGGAAAAGTAGATTTTTAGCCGATTGAGGCTGAATGTTCAGCAGGTCAGCAATTTGTTGGTGAGAAAGGTTTTCGTAGAACCGAAGCCGGACAATCTCCTGCTGACGGGGAGGGAGTTCGCGCAGACAATCTGACACTTTCGTCTGCTGCCGTAAGGCTTCTTCATCCTGTTCAGTTGATAGTGAGGCCGGGTCAATGAGTAAGGTCGATAAAGAAATTTCCTGCATCCGGCCAGCCGTGTCAATCAGACGAATGAGCCGGTTTTTAAGTGCCTTCAGTAAGTAGAATTTTACATTGTCGGTATAAGAAATGCGGTCGCGTTTGTGCCACACCTCCGTAAAAACATCGTGTATAGCATCCAGAACGGCATCTTCGTCGGCCCAAATACTCAGGCCATATCGATAAAGTGAATGAACATGGGTACGGTAGATATGCTCAAAAGCAGCCGAATCACCCTGTTTAAGGGCAATCCAGCATTCGTCAGGTTGACCTGAGTATTCGCCTTTTGGCATTTTTCTTATAAATAATAGTCAATTCTGACTAACGCGCTGGACGCGGAATTGTTTCGTTTAGAATCATTTGCTGGTTCAGTTAATTTTAATTAGGACGATCTCAGGCTACGTCGATGGCCCGGTAGGCTTGCAGCGCGGCCATTGCACCCGCTTTTCCAGGCTTGCTTAGCCCATGTTCCATGCCCACAAAACCTCGGTAGCCTTTGTTATACACGTGCTTCATCACGTTCGGGTAGTTGATTTCGCCGGAGGTTGGTTCGTTACGACCCGGTGTGTCACCTATCTGGATATATCCGATTTCGTCCCAGGCATAGTCGAGGGTGGCTAACAAATGGCCTTCCTGCACCTGCACGTGGTAGAAATCGAACAATACTTTTACCTGCGGGCGACCCACGGCTTTGGCGAGGGCATAAGCCTGCGGAATGGTATGCAAAAACATATTGGGGTGATCGACTCGGTGATTCATCGATTCCATGACCATCACAAGACCGTGCGGTTCGTAGATGTCGGCAATGCGCTTGAGCAGATCAATGGCGTTGGCCATCTGAAAATCCCAGGGCAATCGCATATCCGATACGCCCAACACGTTATGAATCAGCTTCGTATTCATCCGTTTGGCAATATCGACCGATGCCCGTATGTCGGCCAGAACGGCGTTGCGGAGGCTTGCATCGCGCCCGGCAAATGTGATGTCCTTGAAGGTCATCGTACCCACGAACTGCCCAAATTCCATGCCTAACTGCTGCACGGTTTTGCTGATGCGTTCCTGTTCGGCCACCGATTTAAATTTGAGACCTGTGTTTTCCCAGGCCCGGAAACCCTGCTCGTGCCCCCACCTGATTTCGTCGACGGGGTCGGTGGGGGCAAGTCCTTTAAAAATTCCGAACTCAGGTGAGAATTTGACGTTGAAGGGGGAGCCTTTCGGCATGGCTGTCGCGTCGGGCGCGGTGAAGCCACCCAGAACGGTGGCCCCGGCGAAGAGACTGTTTTGAACGAATGAACGGCGGTGCATACTGGTGAACGAGTTACCGTAGAATAGCCTGATCGGTTTCGGGGTCTTGATCCTGACCCAACAGAAACGCCATCAGGTCAGCCATTTCCTGCTGGGTAAGTAACTGATCCAATCCCTGCGGCATCATCGACGTGTTTTGCAACTCCATCGACAGCATGTCTGACCGGGCAATGCGTACCGACGAGGTCTGCGCCGTTCCCAGCACAATGACCGTTGGCGTTTGTTCCTGAATGATGCCCGTATGCTCACCTGTTCTGGTTTTTATACGGTACGTTTCGTATTCCCGAACAAAGCTAACATTCGGATACACAATGGCTTCCAGTAAATCATGCGCCGAACGGTCGCGTTGAATCGACGTTAAGTCGGGTCCTAATTTGCCGCCTTCGCCCCGTATCTGATGGCAGGTCGAGCAGATGGCTTTGCCGTAGAACAGCGTGCGCCCCCGCTCCATGTCGCCGTCGGCAATCCGATTTTCCATTGCTTTCAACCGCTCTAACCGCCCGGCCTGAACGCGCCGTAGGTTAGCCATCAGCCGGTCGGTCTGTGGTTTGATTTCCGGCGGGTAGTCAGCGAAAATAGCGTTGAGATTTTCTTCCGAAAAACTATCTAAACTTGGGGAGTCGGCAAGGGTATTGGCCAGTGCAACACCGATAGGAGCTGCGTGAGCACCTTTAAACATGGGCACGATACGGGGCAGACTAAACGCATCGGCTTTGGGTAAATACTCCTGCGCGATTTTCAGCAAGTGAGCATCGGTTAATTTACCCTGAGCCAGCACTGTAGCGGCCTGTTGCCGGATGGGCGCATCGGCCCCGGCGGTCAACTGCCCGTATAAGTACGTAAAATGGCCGTCGCTGAATGCCGGTTGGGTCTTGAGCAAGGTTGCCACCGCGCCCATCCGTAGCGACGCTGGATTCTGCGCATCGTCGGCCACCTGCCGGAGTTGTCCTGTCAGCGCGGTCAGGCTTCGTAAGCTCGCTACTTCCAGCGCGCGGGCCTGCGTAGCCGGTTGATTGGGTACTACGAGTTGCTGCCCGATACGCTCGACCCAAAGGGCAGGCAGTTTTTCGCCCGGAAAGCGGGCCATTGTGGTTAATATGAACAACTTACGGGCAGGTGGGGCCGTTTGCAGTTGATCGGCCATGAATTGCTGCATCGTGGTATTGCCACTGAAGGCAACCAGCATATCGCCAAACAACTGCTCCTCATCGGGGGTAAGGGCCGCGCCAGCAAAGCGAGTTTTTAAAAAAGCGGCCATCTCCCCTGCCCAGGCTGGATGATGCGATGCAACCCAGAGCGCAGTACGCTGGAGGGTTTTGTTTGGGCTGTTGAGGAACGCCGTGATCTGATTGGCCCGCAACGGCGAAGGGCGCATTTGGTCGAGCGCAATCAGGGCGGCTTCCTGCACCAACGGCGAGGGTGGTCCGACGTTTCGCGGTCCGACGTTTCGGTTTGTCAAGGCCGCTTCAAGGAGT from Spirosoma montaniterrae encodes:
- a CDS encoding FecR family protein, with the protein product MPAYETYSLAELVTDDYFLESCQNPSAESEQFWTDWLVSHPQCRPMWEEAVYIIRTLAAGRRQYALVRLPENKVEELWQRIQTTAYADAAEHEQTRPLWPSGVWRLWPLAAAASIALLAGIGYWFISKPQEPLQADSLTKSIEQTTQPLQTYRNDGKTPKRYRLSDGSMVVLSPGSRLRLPARFGTGNRTVYLNGEGFFDVAHAAHQPFYVYANRLVTKVLGTRFRVSESRLSTVVSVLDGKVSVSPRAAGRRDPMVLLPNQAAVYENNREELTKTLVENPIVLRLPQQEQALHFDETPVREVFRRLETMYGITIVYDEVSASSCTLTATLSQQSLYTSLDLICEALNASYQVIDGQVVLSGVVCH
- a CDS encoding RNA polymerase sigma factor — protein: MPKGEYSGQPDECWIALKQGDSAAFEHIYRTHVHSLYRYGLSIWADEDAVLDAIHDVFTEVWHKRDRISYTDNVKFYLLKALKNRLIRLIDTAGRMQEISLSTLLIDPASLSTEQDEEALRQQTKVSDCLRELPPRQQEIVRLRFYENLSHQQIADLLNIQPQSAKNLLFRAIDTLRKAFCQTAASLLMLFFGSY
- a CDS encoding hydroxypyruvate isomerase family protein, whose translation is MHRRSFVQNSLFAGATVLGGFTAPDATAMPKGSPFNVKFSPEFGIFKGLAPTDPVDEIRWGHEQGFRAWENTGLKFKSVAEQERISKTVQQLGMEFGQFVGTMTFKDITFAGRDASLRNAVLADIRASVDIAKRMNTKLIHNVLGVSDMRLPWDFQMANAIDLLKRIADIYEPHGLVMVMESMNHRVDHPNMFLHTIPQAYALAKAVGRPQVKVLFDFYHVQVQEGHLLATLDYAWDEIGYIQIGDTPGRNEPTSGEINYPNVMKHVYNKGYRGFVGMEHGLSKPGKAGAMAALQAYRAIDVA